A portion of the Streptomyces sp. NBC_00376 genome contains these proteins:
- a CDS encoding cytochrome P450, with product MECRLTTTFRSRITARIGRSYLSRIQKYGIGSSTVRLLPDDLLMMLRRDGLDPVDKLARTRAKRPVHKVSLPFGMDAWVVSGYEESKAVLGSADGFSTDFAHLATNAGVAAEQSPGGLGFNDPPVHTRLRRILTPEFTMRRLRRLGPRIDAIVEERLDAMEAATGPVDMVQEFALPIPSLTICELLGVPYEDRDDFQQLAMDRFDLFAGTTAPFGAMSESLAYFRDVVKAQREKPGDGLLGMIVREHGDNVDDEELAGLADGVLTGGFETTASTIALGSLVLLQNPDVLERIRHDDAMTAPFVEEVLRYLSAVQIAFPRFARRDIEIGGVVIPQGDMVLCSLSAANRDAGYVSDDGRFDPHRTPAGGGHLAFGHGIHRCIGAELARMELRTAYPALARRFPRMRLAVPPQDLAFRKLSIVYGIESLPVHLR from the coding sequence ATGGAGTGCAGATTGACTACGACGTTCCGCTCTCGTATCACCGCCCGGATCGGGCGCAGTTACCTGTCCAGGATCCAGAAGTACGGGATCGGGTCATCCACGGTCCGGCTGCTGCCCGACGACCTGCTGATGATGCTGCGCAGGGACGGCCTCGACCCGGTGGACAAGCTGGCCAGGACCCGGGCGAAGCGGCCGGTGCACAAGGTCTCGTTGCCGTTCGGCATGGACGCCTGGGTGGTCAGCGGTTACGAGGAGTCGAAGGCCGTCCTCGGCTCGGCCGACGGATTCAGCACCGACTTCGCCCACCTCGCGACGAACGCCGGAGTGGCCGCCGAACAGAGCCCCGGCGGGCTCGGTTTCAACGATCCGCCGGTCCACACCCGCCTGCGCCGCATCCTGACCCCGGAGTTCACGATGCGCCGGCTGCGGCGGCTGGGTCCCAGGATCGACGCCATCGTCGAGGAGCGCCTCGACGCGATGGAGGCCGCCACGGGCCCGGTCGACATGGTGCAGGAGTTCGCGCTGCCGATCCCCTCCCTCACCATCTGCGAACTGCTCGGCGTGCCGTACGAGGACCGCGACGACTTCCAGCAGCTCGCCATGGACCGCTTCGACCTCTTCGCCGGAACGACCGCGCCCTTCGGTGCGATGTCGGAGTCGCTGGCGTACTTCAGGGACGTCGTCAAGGCACAGCGCGAGAAGCCGGGCGACGGCCTGCTCGGCATGATCGTGCGGGAGCACGGCGACAACGTCGACGACGAGGAACTCGCGGGTCTGGCCGACGGCGTGCTCACCGGCGGGTTCGAGACGACCGCCAGCACCATCGCCCTGGGCTCCCTGGTGCTGCTGCAGAACCCGGACGTCCTGGAACGAATACGTCATGACGACGCCATGACCGCCCCCTTCGTCGAGGAAGTGCTGCGTTATCTCTCGGCGGTGCAGATCGCCTTTCCCCGGTTCGCCCGCCGGGACATAGAGATAGGCGGAGTGGTCATTCCGCAGGGCGACATGGTGCTCTGCTCGCTCAGTGCCGCCAACCGCGACGCCGGGTACGTCAGCGACGACGGGCGCTTCGACCCGCACCGTACTCCCGCGGGCGGCGGTCACCTCGCCTTCGGCCACGGCATCCACCGCTGCATCGGCGCCGAACTGGCCCGCATGGAACTGCGCACGGCCTACCCGGCCCTGGCCCGGCGGTTTCCCCGGATGCGGCTCGCCGTCCCGCCCCAGGACCTCGCCTTCCGCAAGCTCTCCATCGTGTACGGCATCGAATCGCTGCCGGTGCACCTGCGCTGA
- a CDS encoding pore-forming ESAT-6 family protein, which produces MAGDSDRRAYDTGASSDAQGNIQVVIARLEEVIAARDGQVKAAMADFAADGVADEYHGKELRWNRSSQEVKNIIQLLKTTLEQNDGTAQHTITRAKAAVDNIG; this is translated from the coding sequence ATGGCTGGTGACAGTGACCGTCGTGCATACGACACGGGTGCGTCCTCGGACGCGCAGGGCAACATCCAGGTGGTGATCGCGCGGCTGGAGGAAGTGATCGCGGCGCGGGACGGCCAGGTCAAGGCGGCGATGGCGGACTTCGCGGCCGACGGTGTGGCGGACGAGTACCACGGCAAGGAACTGCGGTGGAACCGTTCTTCGCAGGAGGTCAAGAACATCATCCAGCTGCTGAAGACGACGCTGGAGCAGAACGACGGCACCGCGCAGCACACGATCACGCGCGCGAAGGCAGCGGTCGACAACATCGGCTGA
- a CDS encoding DUF6507 family protein: protein MTGWDLKPQGIQGVLKTTGEVASKIQTHATSYGDHLSSAASSAGTITAEGGGDGGGGGKDGEQAVGGLVALALSQFAEHTTPDLKFIAARAGKSLTGAVDATTAYLNGDLDMAAEAQRKALGAVDLDPKKPGVQSR, encoded by the coding sequence ATGACCGGCTGGGATCTGAAGCCGCAGGGCATTCAGGGTGTGCTGAAGACGACGGGCGAGGTCGCGTCGAAGATCCAGACGCACGCGACGTCGTACGGGGATCACCTGTCGTCGGCGGCGTCGAGTGCGGGGACGATCACCGCCGAGGGAGGCGGTGACGGTGGCGGTGGCGGCAAGGACGGGGAGCAGGCCGTAGGCGGTCTGGTCGCGCTGGCGTTGTCGCAGTTCGCCGAGCACACCACCCCTGATCTGAAGTTCATCGCGGCGCGGGCTGGAAAGTCCCTGACCGGTGCGGTGGATGCCACGACCGCGTATCTGAACGGTGACCTGGACATGGCCGCCGAGGCGCAGCGCAAGGCGCTCGGTGCGGTGGACCTGGATCCGAAGAAGCCGGGGGTGCAGTCGCGGTGA